The Sporomusa termitida genome has a window encoding:
- a CDS encoding purine/pyrimidine permease translates to MSRDSNNLPPPSGMRYGLNDDLPLKEMISYSLQHLTYFLANAAILPVIVGGYLGLDQLGLASLVQRTFILCGIVSILQALWGHRFPIMEGPAGLWYGVLITLATSAPSLGKSLDVLRTDIEMGFIIAGIVCIFIGVTGMAGLVAKVFSPLVNGVFLVLMCLQLSPAMIKGMLGLSRTNHMVDFASLLAFVSTTGLIMWITLKSKGFIQSIAVLLGVGCGWIMALILGISPQISQHSPQLSTKPEIFAWGTPTFDIGVVLACVIAALLLFSNLVASILGMSAVTGEPLKPAMFNRGAVFTGVSDIFAGLGAVIGFIPYASAIGFTSMTGVASRKPFIAGALLITTLGIFPQVGVFFAAIPPAVGNAVMFVVFCLILGMGLKEFAKVNLTNREMYIAGIALMVGVGVMFLPQAVFNNLPALLRYLLLNGMVDGLLICILLEQFL, encoded by the coding sequence ATGAGCCGGGACAGCAATAACCTGCCGCCGCCGTCAGGAATGAGATATGGTCTGAATGATGACCTGCCGCTGAAGGAGATGATTTCTTATAGTTTGCAGCATTTGACATACTTTCTGGCGAATGCTGCTATTTTGCCAGTCATTGTGGGTGGATACCTGGGGCTTGACCAGCTGGGGTTAGCCAGTCTGGTACAGCGGACTTTTATTCTGTGCGGAATTGTATCCATACTTCAGGCGTTATGGGGTCATCGGTTTCCAATCATGGAAGGGCCGGCAGGGTTGTGGTATGGTGTACTCATTACGTTGGCTACTTCGGCCCCGAGTCTGGGAAAAAGTCTGGATGTGCTGCGAACCGATATTGAAATGGGCTTTATTATCGCCGGGATAGTGTGCATTTTTATCGGCGTAACCGGCATGGCGGGACTGGTAGCTAAGGTTTTTAGCCCCCTGGTAAATGGTGTTTTTCTTGTGCTGATGTGTCTGCAGCTTAGTCCGGCTATGATAAAAGGCATGCTGGGCTTAAGCAGAACCAATCATATGGTGGATTTTGCCAGTTTACTTGCCTTTGTCAGCACCACCGGTTTGATCATGTGGATCACTTTGAAAAGCAAGGGTTTTATCCAAAGCATAGCCGTTCTCCTTGGCGTTGGCTGTGGCTGGATTATGGCCCTTATTCTTGGAATTTCGCCGCAGATAAGCCAACATAGCCCGCAATTGTCGACTAAGCCGGAAATATTTGCGTGGGGTACGCCCACCTTTGATATCGGGGTTGTTCTTGCCTGTGTTATTGCGGCGTTGCTGCTTTTCTCCAATTTAGTGGCCAGTATTTTAGGAATGAGCGCAGTAACCGGAGAACCGCTTAAACCGGCGATGTTTAATCGCGGGGCCGTTTTTACCGGTGTATCAGACATTTTTGCCGGCTTGGGGGCGGTCATCGGGTTCATTCCTTATGCGTCGGCGATTGGGTTTACATCAATGACTGGCGTGGCATCAAGAAAGCCTTTTATTGCCGGGGCTTTATTAATCACTACGTTAGGGATTTTCCCACAAGTTGGCGTATTTTTTGCCGCTATACCGCCTGCTGTTGGCAATGCGGTGATGTTTGTTGTTTTTTGTCTGATTCTGGGGATGGGGCTAAAAGAGTTTGCTAAGGTTAATCTAACTAACCGGGAAATGTATATAGCAGGGATAGCGCTCATGGTAGGTGTCGGGGTAATGTTTTTACCGCAGGCAGTGTTTAATAATTTGCCGGCGCTGCTACGCTACCTGCTGCTCAATGGAATGGTGGATGGCCTATTGATCTGCATTTTGC
- a CDS encoding Uma2 family endonuclease, with product MGKSAIKYTYADYLAWPENEHWELIDGTAYAMTPAPNRQHQEISRNLLVEFAVYLKDKKCQVYAAPFDVRLPQKNENENNATTVVQPDITVVCDADKLDAAGCKGSPDLIIEILSRSTASHDVIRKRKIYEASGVFEYWIVDPAHQIITRFYMNEELSEYRKAEYFGREGIIAPIVLPELQIMLEDVFRSSILE from the coding sequence ATGGGCAAGAGTGCCATCAAATATACTTACGCCGACTATCTGGCATGGCCTGAAAATGAGCATTGGGAGCTTATAGACGGCACAGCCTACGCAATGACTCCAGCTCCTAACAGGCAACATCAAGAAATATCAAGAAATCTGTTAGTTGAGTTTGCCGTTTATCTTAAAGATAAAAAGTGCCAGGTATATGCAGCGCCGTTTGATGTGCGTTTACCGCAAAAAAATGAGAACGAAAATAATGCTACAACAGTAGTACAGCCAGATATAACGGTTGTTTGTGATGCTGACAAGCTTGATGCTGCCGGTTGTAAAGGCAGTCCGGATCTTATTATAGAAATTTTGTCACGATCTACAGCAAGCCATGATGTTATCAGAAAACGAAAAATTTATGAAGCCAGCGGGGTTTTTGAGTATTGGATAGTTGATCCGGCGCATCAGATAATTACCAGATTCTATATGAATGAAGAATTGTCTGAGTACAGAAAGGCGGAATATTTCGGCCGGGAGGGTATTATTGCTCCCATCGTCTTGCCTGAACTTCAGATTATGCTGGAAGATGTTTTCCGCAGCAGTATATTAGAATAA
- a CDS encoding 4Fe-4S dicluster domain-containing protein: protein MKQWHLIIDVEKCVDCNNCFLACKDEHVDNDWPGYTRPQPRHGHRWINIMRTERGQYPIIDVAYRPTTCMHCQDAPCIKAAGGSIVKRPDGVVLIDPDKAKGRPELVKACPYQAIWWNEEQDVPQKCTFCAHLLDQGWKKPRCVQACPTGALKVEYVADAEMSRICQTNNLEVLQPEYNTQPRVFYQNLYRFTKCFIAGSVAVNNNGVIDCAEGVRITLFSDREKLSAVVADNFGDFKIDNLPGNSGQYSLEIEKSGFKKATVTVELTTSQNIGTVYLG, encoded by the coding sequence ATGAAACAGTGGCATTTGATTATTGATGTTGAAAAGTGTGTGGACTGCAATAATTGTTTCTTAGCCTGCAAAGATGAGCATGTTGACAATGACTGGCCGGGGTATACCCGGCCCCAGCCCCGACACGGCCATCGCTGGATAAATATTATGCGCACCGAACGGGGGCAATACCCGATTATTGATGTGGCCTACCGGCCGACTACCTGCATGCACTGCCAGGACGCTCCCTGCATTAAGGCTGCCGGCGGCAGTATTGTCAAACGTCCTGACGGTGTGGTCCTCATTGACCCGGATAAGGCCAAAGGCCGGCCGGAACTTGTTAAGGCCTGCCCTTATCAGGCTATCTGGTGGAATGAAGAACAGGATGTTCCGCAAAAGTGTACTTTTTGCGCCCACCTGCTTGATCAAGGCTGGAAAAAGCCGCGCTGTGTGCAAGCCTGCCCTACCGGCGCGCTCAAGGTGGAATATGTGGCAGACGCTGAGATGAGCCGTATCTGTCAGACTAATAATCTAGAGGTGCTGCAGCCGGAGTATAACACCCAGCCCCGTGTGTTTTATCAGAATTTGTATCGCTTTACTAAGTGTTTTATTGCCGGGAGTGTTGCCGTTAATAACAACGGTGTTATTGACTGTGCCGAAGGTGTTCGGATTACCCTGTTCTCGGACCGGGAAAAGCTTTCCGCGGTGGTTGCTGATAATTTTGGTGATTTCAAAATCGATAACCTGCCTGGCAACAGTGGCCAGTATTCGCTCGAGATTGAGAAGAGCGGGTTTAAGAAGGCCACAGTGACAGTTGAGTTAACTACCAGCCAGAATATCGGTACTGTTTACCTGGGATAA
- a CDS encoding molybdopterin-dependent oxidoreductase, with protein sequence MAFESTQFSVILFGLEKILKMTAIRTKTFARRLKEKNLTAQIKLRDNTQGRYFIFRDGKVSSQAGIHDNPDIAMIFEDAETAVRLMSPAKTHLEFISAAKHFQIDMQGPDELTLWFAETLNMTMNIDPEYGVDAGNGVRRYTSNTNGGPVFVYVKDDKIIRITPIDFDEEDADPWEVKARGKIFSPPKKTTVNPHTLAWKSMIYSPDRLLYPLKRVDFDPNGERNPQNRGISGYERISWDEALTIVVNEIKRVKKDHGPGAIMNGSGSHHTWGALGYWLSARLRFFNAIGWTPVVHNPDSWEGWFWGATHHWGQSARNGGSETYNLVEDCLQNCEMIVFWSSDPESTSGVYGAQEGTVRRQWLKELGIKIVHIDPYYNHTAGLMGGKWLAPRPGTDSAMVLAIAYVWMKENLYDQDYVAERTTGFEKWQDYVLGKEDGVPKTPEWQELETGIPAKDIRALARAWGSKKTYLAAGGIIGFGGACRTATGTDWARGMVCLMAMQGLGKPGVNMGGMQQGTPVDTRFYFPGYAEGGFSGDIFGTGNFLNLYQRMPNIVTMNTVNQGVPRLKIPEAIMDGHCEGWSADAKTIEGQFFPFKYPSPGHSPVKMYYKYGGSHIGTMVDTNRYVNMYRSEGLEFVVNQSIWFEGEAQFADVILPACTNFERWDISEFANCGGYIYHSFTQVNHRVAVLQHKCIEPLGESKSDIEIFLELSKRLGLGSVYSEGSTELEWCKRLFDGTDLPNRISWKKFLKKGYYVIPPLPENRRDPVSFRWYAEGRAKDTPEPFPAPADYTGEYRMGLQTQSGKLEFESSSLKRFDPNDSDRPPIMKYNPAWEGPHSSELYAKYPLQLISPHPKFTFHTQSDGKDSTINDIKDHRVLINGHYYWIVRINASDATARGIKEHDLVKVFNDRGAVVCAAQLTERIPPGTVHSYESSAVYKPVGEPGKSPDIGGCINLLTPSRMMIKRSHAMAANSCLVEIGKWGGEESVS encoded by the coding sequence TGCCGAGACTGCGGTGCGGCTAATGAGCCCGGCCAAGACGCATCTGGAATTTATCAGTGCCGCCAAGCACTTTCAAATTGACATGCAAGGTCCGGACGAACTGACACTCTGGTTTGCTGAAACCTTGAACATGACGATGAATATCGACCCCGAATATGGGGTTGATGCAGGCAATGGTGTCAGGCGTTACACCAGCAATACCAATGGCGGACCGGTTTTTGTTTATGTAAAGGACGATAAGATTATCCGCATTACCCCCATTGATTTTGATGAAGAGGATGCTGATCCCTGGGAGGTCAAAGCCAGAGGCAAAATTTTTTCCCCGCCTAAAAAAACTACCGTTAACCCCCACACCTTAGCCTGGAAATCGATGATTTATTCGCCGGACCGGCTGCTTTATCCCCTGAAACGGGTGGACTTTGATCCCAATGGCGAGAGAAACCCGCAAAACCGGGGAATATCAGGCTATGAGCGGATTAGCTGGGATGAAGCGCTGACCATTGTGGTTAACGAGATTAAGCGGGTAAAAAAAGATCATGGTCCCGGCGCCATTATGAACGGCAGCGGCTCCCACCATACCTGGGGGGCATTAGGCTATTGGCTGAGCGCCAGACTGCGGTTCTTCAATGCTATCGGCTGGACACCGGTGGTGCATAACCCTGACAGCTGGGAAGGCTGGTTCTGGGGGGCAACGCACCACTGGGGGCAAAGCGCCCGTAACGGCGGCTCGGAAACCTACAATCTGGTGGAAGACTGTCTGCAAAACTGTGAAATGATTGTTTTCTGGTCGAGTGACCCCGAATCCACCAGCGGTGTATACGGTGCCCAGGAGGGGACCGTGCGCCGGCAGTGGCTGAAAGAACTGGGCATTAAGATTGTCCATATTGATCCATACTACAACCATACTGCCGGTCTGATGGGCGGTAAGTGGCTGGCACCCAGGCCGGGTACAGACAGTGCCATGGTGTTGGCGATTGCCTATGTGTGGATGAAGGAAAACCTCTATGACCAGGACTATGTGGCTGAACGGACCACCGGTTTTGAAAAATGGCAGGACTATGTTCTGGGCAAAGAAGATGGGGTGCCGAAAACACCGGAATGGCAGGAACTGGAAACCGGCATACCGGCTAAAGATATCCGAGCTTTGGCGCGGGCCTGGGGCAGCAAGAAAACCTATCTGGCGGCCGGCGGGATTATCGGCTTCGGCGGCGCCTGCCGCACCGCCACCGGCACAGACTGGGCCAGAGGCATGGTATGTCTGATGGCTATGCAGGGACTGGGCAAACCGGGCGTCAATATGGGCGGGATGCAGCAAGGCACACCGGTTGATACCCGTTTCTACTTTCCCGGTTACGCCGAAGGCGGTTTTTCCGGTGATATTTTTGGTACAGGCAACTTCCTCAATTTATATCAGCGGATGCCCAATATCGTGACAATGAATACTGTTAACCAAGGGGTGCCGCGCCTCAAGATACCTGAAGCCATCATGGACGGTCACTGCGAAGGCTGGTCAGCTGACGCCAAAACGATCGAAGGTCAGTTCTTCCCGTTCAAATACCCGTCCCCCGGTCATTCCCCCGTAAAAATGTACTATAAATATGGCGGCTCTCATATCGGCACAATGGTTGATACCAACCGCTACGTAAATATGTATCGTTCCGAGGGGCTGGAGTTCGTTGTCAACCAGTCAATCTGGTTTGAAGGCGAAGCGCAGTTTGCCGATGTCATTTTGCCGGCCTGCACTAATTTCGAACGTTGGGATATCAGCGAATTTGCCAACTGCGGCGGTTATATTTACCATTCGTTTACCCAGGTTAACCACCGGGTGGCTGTGCTGCAGCATAAATGTATTGAACCACTGGGGGAATCCAAGTCTGATATTGAAATCTTCCTGGAGCTTTCCAAGCGGTTGGGATTAGGTTCCGTCTATTCCGAAGGTTCTACCGAACTGGAATGGTGCAAGCGCTTATTTGACGGCACCGACCTGCCCAACCGGATATCATGGAAGAAATTCCTGAAAAAAGGCTATTATGTGATTCCGCCGCTGCCGGAGAACCGCCGTGATCCGGTGTCTTTCCGCTGGTATGCCGAAGGCCGGGCGAAAGATACCCCAGAGCCGTTTCCGGCTCCGGCCGACTATACCGGCGAATACCGGATGGGGCTGCAGACCCAGTCCGGAAAACTCGAATTTGAATCTTCCAGCCTGAAGCGTTTTGACCCCAATGACTCTGACCGGCCGCCAATTATGAAATATAATCCGGCCTGGGAGGGACCGCATTCATCCGAGCTGTATGCCAAGTATCCGCTGCAGCTCATATCGCCGCACCCCAAGTTTACCTTTCATACGCAAAGTGACGGTAAAGACAGCACCATCAACGATATCAAGGATCACCGGGTGCTGATTAACGGGCATTATTACTGGATTGTGAGGATCAATGCCAGTGATGCCACAGCCCGGGGCATTAAGGAACACGATTTGGTCAAGGTATTCAATGATCGCGGTGCCGTTGTTTGCGCCGCCCAATTGACCGAGCGCATTCCGCCGGGAACCGTACATTCATACGAATCGTCGGCAGTCTATAAGCCGGTGGGGGAACCAGGAAAGTCGCCGGATATTGGCGGGTGTATCAACCTGTTGACACCAAGCCGGATGATGATTAAAAGGTCTCACGCCATGGCGGCTAATTCCTGCCTGGTTGAGATTGGAAAATGGGGCGGGGAGGAGAGTGTTTCATGA